The nucleotide sequence GTCGTGCGGACGACGTGCCAGCCGGTCGGCGACGGGCCGACGACGGTCCTCCGGGGGACGATCCAGGACATCACCGAGCGGAAGGCCCGTCGCCAGCAGTTGATGGTGCTCAACCGCGTCCTCCGGCACAACCTCCGGAACGGGCTCAACGTGGTGATCGGCAACACCGAGCGGGTGCTGACCACGCTCGACGCCGTCGAGGACGCGGTCGAGGATCCCTCGCTGCTCGCGTCCCTCGAGGAGACGCGGACGGATCTCGGGGCGATCGTTTCGGCGGCCGAGGAACTGGTCGACACCTCGGAGCGGGCCCGACAGTTCGACGACCTCTACCAGCACATCCGGGACGTGCGTCCGGTCGGGATACGGCCGCTACTGGAGGCGGTCGCCGCGGACTACCGCGAGGCGCACCCCGCAGCGACCCTGCGGGTCGAGGGGGCCGATCCGTACGTCCTGGCCAATCGATACGCCGTTCGGGTCGCGCTCGAAGAACTCGTCGACAACGCCATCCAACACTCGTCGACCGCCCCCGAGGTGACCCTTCGGGTGGCCGAGGGGACCGACGGGACGATCCGAATCAGCGTTGCCGACCGGGGGAAGGGGATCCCCGAGATGGAGCGGGAGGTGATCGAAGCCGGCGAGGAGCGACCGCTCAAACACGGGAGCGGGCTGGGTCTGTGGATCGTGAAGTGGCTCGTGACCCCCCTCGGCGGAACGATCGAGATAGCCGACAACGAGCCGAAGGGAACGGTCGTCTCGATGGTGTTCCCGGCCGCCAAGTGGCGCCCCAGCGCGGACGGTCCGGAACCGTCCGACGCGCGAACGTAGCGACGTCCCGGCTCAGACGCCGCGGCCCTGCAGTTGCTCCTCTTCGGGCATGTCGGCGTTCGACTGTCCCTTCATGCCCTTGCCCACGTTCGTCGCGATCTCGGCCAGGCGCTCGGGGTCGTCCCAGTTGTTGACCGCCTCGACGATGGCCGTCCCCATCGCCTGGGGGTTCTCGGCGCCGAAGATACCCGACCCGACGAAGATGCCGTCACAGCCGTGGTGCATCATGAGCGCCGCGTCGGCCGGCGTCGCGATGCCGCCGGCGGCGAAGTTGACGACCGGAAGCCGCCCCATCTCGGCGGTCTCGTGGACCAAGTCGCGGGGCGCGCCGTGCTCGCGTGCCCACCGCTCGCGCTCCTCGTGAGCCATCCCGTCGAGTTCCCGGATGGCGCCTTTGATCGCCCGCTGGTGGGTGACCGCCTGGTTCACGTCGCCGGTGCCGGCCTCGCCCTTGGTTCGGATCATCGCCGCGCCCTCGTCGATCCGCCGGAGCGCCTCGGGGAGGTTCCGCGCGCCACAGACGAAGGGAGCGGTGAAATCGCGCTTGTCGATGTGGTAGTCGTCGTCCGCGGGCGTGAGCACCTCGCTCTCGTCGACCATGTCGGCACCCTTCGCCTGGAGGATCTCCGCTTCCTTGGTGTGGCCGATGCGGGCCTTACCCATCACGGGGATAGACACCTCCTCCAAGATCTCCGTCAGTGCCGCGGGGTCGGCCATCCGGGCGACGCCCCCGCGCTTGCGGATGTCCGCGGGAACGGCTTCGAGGCTCATCACCGCGACGGCGCCGCAGTCCTCCGCGATGCGGGCCTGTTCCGCGTTGACGACGTCCATGATGACGCCGCCTTTCTGCATCCGTGCGAATCCACGTTTCACCAGCTCGGTACCACGCCGAAGCTCTTCGAGGTCCGTCTCGGTCATGGCTGACGTTACGGTGGGACCCACTTAACGGCGGCCTTCCGGTAATCGTTGCCGGTCGGGACCACGCGTCCCCGACGAATACGTGTCCAGCGCCCCAACGCCCGGCCATGACCGACCGCGATCCGGACCGCCGGAGCCCGCTCTCGCCGTACTACCCGTCCGAGACGCCGGACGTCCCCGGGGACGGGCGGACGTGGTTCGCGTCCCGGCCGTCGCGACGTTGCTGGTCGGGGCGGCCTACGCCCACCGCACCCTGTTGCTCCCCTGACCGCCGACACCGCGGACCGCCCCGCGTGCTGGGACCGCCACCGATTTACCGGACCGGTCCCTCCCGTCGAGCATGTCCTCCGGGCCGGATGCCGCCGCCGTCGGTCGGCTCCGCGCGCTCTTCGACGGCGACGGTCTCCCCGAGGCCGACGCCCTTCCCCGGTGGCTCGCCCCGCTTCCGCGGGCCGTCGAGAACCTCGGCCTCTCGCTCGCGCCCGCCGTCGTCGCCACCAACCTCGTCGGCACCGTCTTCGGGTTCTGGTACTATCGCTTCCAGTTCGCGGCCGAACCGCTCGCGGCGTGGCCGCTCGTCCCCGACAGCCCCGTCGCGACGCTCTTCATCGCGCTCTCGCTCGGCCTCTGGTCGCTCGGCCGCTCGAACGAGGTGGTGGACGCACTCGCCTTCTTCGGCTGCTGGAAGCTCGGCCTCTGGACGCCCTTCGTCCTCCTCGTCTTCGCCGACGGCTTCCTCGCGACCACCGCGCTCCCGATGTACGCCTTCCTCCTCGGGAGTCACCTCATGATGGTCGTCGAGGCGTTCGTCATCCACCGGTACAGCGACTTCCCCGTGGGCGCCGTCGCCGTCGCCGTCGCGTGGTACGGCCTGAACGACCTGGTCGACTACTTCGTCCCCGTGGTGGGGACGCCCCACCACACCCTGCTCCCCGGCCAGCGCATCGTCGACGGGACGATCACCCACCTCTCGCCGACCCACGAACTCGCCGCCGCGGGCGCCGTCGTCCTGACGCTCACGGCCACGTTTCTCACGCTCGCGACGCGGGTGAAGAAACTCGAAGCACGGTGACCCACCGCCCACGGTTATGCGCCCGTGGCCCGTAGGTGGGGCGTGACCCTCTACGACCGACTCGCCGACCTCCCGCTCCGGATCGACCGCGAGACCCGCCGCCGTCACGAGCGCGACACCTCCAGCGACTTCATCCGCGCGACGACCGTCTTCGAACTCCACGGCGACGGC is from Haloplanus salinarum and encodes:
- a CDS encoding PAS domain-containing sensor histidine kinase — encoded protein: MDMSDGDGEDGSTDGSARGGGWTDASCRELDPAWFERAVEAAGHAIFITDFEGRIVYVNPAFEAVTGYDAADAVGRSPDILNSGHHDPDYFRRLWETIVAGEVWQEEIVNRRAGGENYIANQTIAPIVDDEDGSITHFVAIQTDITERKEHERALERSRDLSARTEETADVGGWELDVEAGELRWTAGTRRIHGVDPSYEPSLEDALRFYHPTSRDRIRGLVERALDWNLPYDVEAQLVTADGTTRVVRTTCQPVGDGPTTVLRGTIQDITERKARRQQLMVLNRVLRHNLRNGLNVVIGNTERVLTTLDAVEDAVEDPSLLASLEETRTDLGAIVSAAEELVDTSERARQFDDLYQHIRDVRPVGIRPLLEAVAADYREAHPAATLRVEGADPYVLANRYAVRVALEELVDNAIQHSSTAPEVTLRVAEGTDGTIRISVADRGKGIPEMEREVIEAGEERPLKHGSGLGLWIVKWLVTPLGGTIEIADNEPKGTVVSMVFPAAKWRPSADGPEPSDART
- the pdxS gene encoding pyridoxal 5'-phosphate synthase lyase subunit PdxS, translated to MTETDLEELRRGTELVKRGFARMQKGGVIMDVVNAEQARIAEDCGAVAVMSLEAVPADIRKRGGVARMADPAALTEILEEVSIPVMGKARIGHTKEAEILQAKGADMVDESEVLTPADDDYHIDKRDFTAPFVCGARNLPEALRRIDEGAAMIRTKGEAGTGDVNQAVTHQRAIKGAIRELDGMAHEERERWAREHGAPRDLVHETAEMGRLPVVNFAAGGIATPADAALMMHHGCDGIFVGSGIFGAENPQAMGTAIVEAVNNWDDPERLAEIATNVGKGMKGQSNADMPEEEQLQGRGV
- a CDS encoding DUF1405 domain-containing protein, encoding MSSGPDAAAVGRLRALFDGDGLPEADALPRWLAPLPRAVENLGLSLAPAVVATNLVGTVFGFWYYRFQFAAEPLAAWPLVPDSPVATLFIALSLGLWSLGRSNEVVDALAFFGCWKLGLWTPFVLLVFADGFLATTALPMYAFLLGSHLMMVVEAFVIHRYSDFPVGAVAVAVAWYGLNDLVDYFVPVVGTPHHTLLPGQRIVDGTITHLSPTHELAAAGAVVLTLTATFLTLATRVKKLEAR